From one Triticum urartu cultivar G1812 chromosome 3, Tu2.1, whole genome shotgun sequence genomic stretch:
- the LOC125545749 gene encoding uncharacterized protein LOC125545749, protein MGSCASVHKDDVGLPKKQQLLASSSPPAKDDTKAVAGAPVGDVLVDLRRKIEGFGPSRTPDSGSKDEMFFESQPWLDSDCEDDFYSINGDFTPSRGSTPVHQPRAQTVMSNVFLPDNAARSPNSSEASPTGRRKLADLLQEATRNDTGETAAAAAGEADGSKSGQQAVAPAAGKTVSEPSSGCSTEPTPVREARTRKERAWYSGRCCLPTFVHSLALDDEGRQKTGPGPCAV, encoded by the exons ATGGGCTCGTGCGCCTCGGTCCACAAGGACGACGTCGGGCTGCCCAAGAAGCAGCAGCTGCTCGcgtcctcctcgccgccggccaagGACGACACCAAGGCCGTCGCCGGCGCGCCCGTCGGCGACGTGCTCGTCGACCTCAGGCGCAAGATCGAGGGGTTCGGCCCCAGCAGGACCCCTGACTCCG GTAGCAAGGATGAGATGTTCTTTGAGTCTCAACCGTGGTTGGATTCCGACTGCGAGGATGACTTCTACAGTATAAATGGAG ATTTCACTCCGTCGCGCGGCAGCACTCCGGTCCATCAACCCAGGGCGCAGACCGTGATGAGCAACGTGTTTCTTCCTGATAACGCCGCGCGGAGCCCCAACTCATCGGAGGCTTCTCCGACCGGACGGAGAAAATTGGCCGACCTCCTGCAAGAGGCGACGCGGAACGACACCGGAGAGaccgctgccgccgctgccggaGAGGCAGACGGTAGCAAGAGCGGACAGCAGGCCGTCGCCCCAGCTGCTGGGAAGACGGTGTCGGAGCCCAGCTCCGGCTGCAGCACGGAGCCGACGCCTGTGAGGGAAGCCCGGACCCGGAAAGAGAGGGCCTGGTACTCCGGCCGCTGCTGCCTGCCGACCTTCGTCCACAGCCTGGCCCTAGATGACGAGGGGCGGCAGAAGACCGGCCCCGGCCCGTGCGCCGTCTGA
- the LOC125545750 gene encoding transcription and mRNA export factor ENY2-like — protein MRSSINRPPTPNDDDEEEEEVGKEASLGDIINLKLVESGEKERLMELLRERLVECGWRDDMKALCRAYARKKGRNNVTLDDLIHVITPKGRASVPDAVKAELLQRIRSFLMSSSLW, from the exons AT GAGGTCGTCGATTAACCGGCCGCCGACGCcgaacgacgacgacgaggaggaggaggaggtaggGAAGGAGGCTTCTCTCGGAGACATCATCAACCTCAAG TTGGTGGAGAGCGGCGAGAAGGAGCGGCTGATGGAGCTTCTCCGGGAGCGGCTCGTAGAGTGCGGCTGGAGGGATGACATGAAGGCTCTCTGCAG GGCTTATGCAAGGAAAAAGGGAAGAAATAATGTAACATTAGATGATCTTATTCATGTTATTACTCCAAAAGGAAGAG CCTCGGTGCCCGATGCGGTGAAGGCAGAGCTGCTGCAGCGCATCCGATCCTTTCTCATGTCTTCCTCGCTTTGGTAG